CGCGGTTTGCAATCGTGAACCACTCGTCCGCCGCATAGAGAAAATTTACACCCCATTTGGCCCTGAATTCCTTCTGTCTTTTCTCGATATAGTCAATCATCCGGTTGGCATACCCGGCATCCACCGCCCGCATCGGCTTCAGGTGGCTGCGATATTGCGTCAACCCCACGGGGACAACGGCCAAGGTCGGCACCATCGGATAATGCGCGGCCATATCGCGTATCGTTTTCTCCAATTCCTCGCCGTCGTTGAAATCGGGACAAAGCACCACCTGGGCATGCTGCACGATGCCGTGGGAAAAGAAAAACTCCATCAAGGGCATCAGGTCGGGGGCCTTGGGGTTTTCCAGAAATTCCTTGCGCAGGACTTCGTTGGTGGTGTGAACGGAAACGTAGAGCGGCGAGAGGTGATACTCGATAATCCGGTCGATGTCGGATTGCTTCAGGTTGGTGAAGGTGACAAACTGTCCGTGCAGAAAGGAAAGCCGGTAATCGTCGTCCTTGATGTAGAGCGAACGGCGCAGCCGGCGGGGGTTCTGGCGGACGAAGCAGAAGTTGCAGTTGTTCTTGCAGGTGATGATTTTGTCCGCCTCTGGAAGGATTCCCAACTCCTCGTCATACTCCTTTTCGACTTCAAAAAGAATTTCCTCGCCGTTTTGCTTGCGGATTAAAAGTTCCAACTCCTCCCCGGCGCTCTGAAAGCGCAAATCCAAAAAATCGCCAATCGGGTGCCGGTTGATGGACACCAGTTCGTCTCCCGTTGAGAGTCCCAATTCGGCGGCTATCGATTTCGGCGCTATCTCACGAATTCTCATTTTGCAGTTTCCCGGCTCTTCTTCTGGCTGCCGGCCCTTTGATGTCGCGCTATCCCGGCAAAAATAAAAAGCGGGAGAAGGGAGTCGAACCCTCGACGTCAAGCTTGGGAAGCTTGCATTCTACCGCTGAATTACTCCCGCTTGCACCGGAAAATTTACGCCCTTTGATACGGACTGTCAAGGAAAACAGTGGATAAAGGGGTCAAAACCGCCCGCAACCTGCAAATAATTTTCCTCAATAACCCCCCTTTTTCTTCCGAAACAAGGAATAGAGGACTATGTCAAAACGAGCTGTAATGCTTTTGGCAGGGGAGCTTTTTTTTGCCATGGCACAGGCTTCTGTGGCCGCCGGGCCGGAGCTTCACATCAACGCCGATGCCCGCAACCTGCTCCGCCAGCCGGATCGCTACTTCGACCGCCAGCGTCCCCCCAAACCAATGAAAGAAAACGAAGCGGCCTTTACGGAGGGGCTGGTGCGCTGCCGCACGGAGGCGGATGCCCGCGCCAACGTCAAATCGGGCCGCAAAAACCAGCCCTGCGTCGCCATTATCACGGTGGAGGCAGTCACCGTTTTGGTGGGGGGAGACGTAACCGTTAATATCCCCTACCGGCCGGAATACGGCGACCGCATCGACGGCCAGAGTTGGGAAGTTTTGAAAGCCCATGAAGAGGGGCATGCCCGAATCTACCGGGAAGTCTTTGAACGGGTTGCCCAGCCGATTGCGGACGCCGTTTTTGCCAAATGCCCCAAGGCCTTCAATATCTCCATCCCGGTCTGCACCGATGACGAAATCCGCGCCCGGATGGACCAGCAGCTCGACGTGTTGCTGGATGCCTTGACCGCCGAGGCGGTTTCCAAAATCACCGCTGTTTTCCGGGAAGTGAACGAGACCTATGACGCCGTCACCGACCACGGCCGCCGGGGAGCGGACGGCGGGAAACCATCGATAGACAATCAACTGGCAGCCGCCCGCGAAGCAATACAAAATTTCAAGCTCCAGGCCCGTTATTAATCTTTTCCGTTTTACTAAACGCCTTTTATCCGCTAAATTACCGCCGAGGGATGATGTTTTTAATTCCCGGCATGAATCGGGTGGATATATAAGCGGCGGTGCCTTGATTTATCTTTTTAAAAATGACAAAAACCGAAAATTCACGCTATAAGATTCTGGAAAAATTGGGGGAAGGAGGGGTGGGGGAGGTTTATCTGGCGGAGGATACCATCTTGGGGCGCAAAGTGGCCGTAAAAAAACTTTCTTCCAGCCGGATATCCGACCCGGATTCCCGCCGGCGTTTTATTCAGGAAGCCAAGGCCCAAGCCATTTTGAACCACCCCAACATCGCCACCTTCTACGAGGTGGGGGAAACCCCCGAAGAGGTTTTTATCGTCATGGAATACGTCGAGGGCCGCTTGCTTTCCCAGTTGGTGGCGGATGGGAAGATCTCGTTGTCCGAAGTTCTCGACTTGGCCATCCAGATTGGAGAGGGGCTTGGAGCGGCCCATGAGGCCGGCATTGTGCATCGGGACATCAAGCCGGCCAACATCTTGGTCACCTCCCGCGGATCGGTCAAGTTGACCGATTTTGGTCTGGCAAAATGGGGCGAGGCTTCCGGACTTACCCAAACCGGAGTACGGGTCGGCACGGCCCACTACATGGCCCCCGAGCAGGTGGAGGGAAAAAAGGTCGATCACCGGGCCGACATCTTCTCGTTCGGGGCGGTTTTGTATGAGTTGGTGACGGCCAGAAAGCCATTCGACGGTGAGACCGAAACGGCCATCTTTTACGAACTGTTGAACGTCACCCCGCAGCCCCTGGCCCGCTATGCCCGCGGCATCCCGCCGGAACTGGAGCGGGTGGTGCAAAAATGCCTGGCGAAGGACCCCGATTTGCGCTACCAGCGAATGTACGAGCTGTTGGCCGATTTGCGGGCGCTCAGAAAAAGCGTGAAGGCCGGTCGTCTTGGAACGGAAAGCTCGGACGGAGCGCTGGCCCCTTCGATCGCCGTTTTGCCTTTCACCAATATGAGCCCGGAACCGGAGAACGAATATTTCAGCGACGGTTTGACGGAGGAGATCATAGCCAATTTGACCAAAATCCGCACTTTAAAAGTCATCTCCCGCACCTCGATTATGCGGTACAAGCGGACGGCCAAATCGCTGCGGCAGGTCGCTGCGGAGCTCTCCGTTCAGTACATTCTGGAAGGGAGCGTCCGGAAGTTTGGCGACCATCTGCGCATCACCGCCCAGTTGATAGATGCTTTTCAGGATGCCCACCTCTGGGCCGAGACCTACCGCGGCACGATGGAGGACGTTTTCGACATTCAGGAAAAAGTGGCCCAGGAGATTGCCGGCGCCCTGCGGCTGCATTTGACGCCGGGGGAAAGCAAAGAGCTCAAAAAACGCTATACCGAGAACACGGAGGCCTATCAGCTTTACTTGCAGGGTCGTTTCCAATGGAACAAACGGACCGTGGAGGGGTTTACCAAAGCGATAGCGCTCTTTCAGGAAGCCCTTCAAAAGGATCCTCGTTTCGCCCTGGCTTATGCCGGTCTGGCCGACAGCTACGCCTTGCTTGGAGAAACGAGCTTGTATGCCCGGCATCCCCACGATGTCTATCCCAAAGCCCGGGAGGCGGCCGCCCGGGCCTTGGAACTGGACGAGGGGTTGGCGGAAGCCCATACCTCGATGGGCTATTTGAAGATGAACGATTATGACTGGCAGGGAGCGGAGGAGGAGTTCAAAAAGTCAATCGAACTCAATCCCAGCTACGCCACCACCTACCACTGGTACAGCGGCCTTTTGTCGGCGACCGGGCGGAACGAGGAAGCCATTCGCATGATGGAAAAAGCCCGTGATTTGGACCCCATCTCCATGCCGATTCAGACGGATTTGGGGCTCTCGTACTATTTCGCCCGCCAGTATGACCGGGCCATTGAGCAATACAGAAGGGCCCTCGATTTGGATCCCGACTTCACCCGCGCCTACATAAGCTTGAGTTCCGCGCTGGCCTTGACCGGGCGGCATGAAGAGGCCTTGACCGAAGTTCAAAAGGCGATTGAACGGACCGGCGACCGGAGCCGGGTGGCTTACTTGGGCAGGGTATACGCCCGGATGGGGGAACGGAAAAAGGCCCTGGAGGCGATAGAAGAGGTGAACGAGATTTCCCAAAAACGGATCGTCTCCCCCCATTCGATAGCCTTGGTCTATGCCGCGCTTGGAGAAAAGGATTCGGCCTTCGAATGGCTGAACAAGTCACTGGGGGAGGGGTACGTGGAGCTTTATACCTTAAAGGTTGACCCCTGGCTGGATTCCTTGCGGGACGACCCCCGCTTTCAG
This genomic window from Verrucomicrobiia bacterium contains:
- a CDS encoding DUF512 domain-containing protein, with amino-acid sequence MRIREIAPKSIAAELGLSTGDELVSINRHPIGDFLDLRFQSAGEELELLIRKQNGEEILFEVEKEYDEELGILPEADKIITCKNNCNFCFVRQNPRRLRRSLYIKDDDYRLSFLHGQFVTFTNLKQSDIDRIIEYHLSPLYVSVHTTNEVLRKEFLENPKAPDLMPLMEFFFSHGIVQHAQVVLCPDFNDGEELEKTIRDMAAHYPMVPTLAVVPVGLTQYRSHLKPMRAVDAGYANRMIDYIEKRQKEFRAKWGVNFLYAADEWFTIANREVPSAEYYDGFPQLENGIGMIRNMLDDTEARFKLLPKQGQKKRYLVVTGRSAYPTLSKCAGRIRNWASRLEIEVIGIENRFFGQSVGAAGLLIGEDMLAGISEAGRNFDAVLLPPYCVNLSGVFLDEMTPDELSEILGIPVFVGGTSLADTLLNVENPNCKRKQLKTEFNFSA
- a CDS encoding protein kinase — translated: MTKTENSRYKILEKLGEGGVGEVYLAEDTILGRKVAVKKLSSSRISDPDSRRRFIQEAKAQAILNHPNIATFYEVGETPEEVFIVMEYVEGRLLSQLVADGKISLSEVLDLAIQIGEGLGAAHEAGIVHRDIKPANILVTSRGSVKLTDFGLAKWGEASGLTQTGVRVGTAHYMAPEQVEGKKVDHRADIFSFGAVLYELVTARKPFDGETETAIFYELLNVTPQPLARYARGIPPELERVVQKCLAKDPDLRYQRMYELLADLRALRKSVKAGRLGTESSDGALAPSIAVLPFTNMSPEPENEYFSDGLTEEIIANLTKIRTLKVISRTSIMRYKRTAKSLRQVAAELSVQYILEGSVRKFGDHLRITAQLIDAFQDAHLWAETYRGTMEDVFDIQEKVAQEIAGALRLHLTPGESKELKKRYTENTEAYQLYLQGRFQWNKRTVEGFTKAIALFQEALQKDPRFALAYAGLADSYALLGETSLYARHPHDVYPKAREAAARALELDEGLAEAHTSMGYLKMNDYDWQGAEEEFKKSIELNPSYATTYHWYSGLLSATGRNEEAIRMMEKARDLDPISMPIQTDLGLSYYFARQYDRAIEQYRRALDLDPDFTRAYISLSSALALTGRHEEALTEVQKAIERTGDRSRVAYLGRVYARMGERKKALEAIEEVNEISQKRIVSPHSIALVYAALGEKDSAFEWLNKSLGEGYVELYTLKVDPWLDSLRDDPRFQELLEKARLKARLGR